The genomic region TTTTCCATGAAGAAAATGTGCGACTAATACAAACAAATACAGAACTCTCGTCTGGTGAAATTGAAAATATCAGATTTAAATTTGACTATAATAATAATCGGTTAAAAGTAAAGTTTAATGAAGAACTAACAGATCTAAAGATCTTGAAAAAGGTCGGGAAAGAATGTTACTGGAAAAAATTGATTCGACCTATTTTGTATCTATTTATAAGGCAGGAGCAAGAAAAAATATTATTCCTATTGAAAAGGTACCTGAAAATACGATGGTTCTATATGGAACTCCAGAAAAACCAAATAAAATACATGGAAGTAGAATTGACTAAAAACCTACCAGAACTCTTATTTATCCTGTGATTTGATTGGTTCAAATCACAGGATTTTTTACATCATTCATTATCAATAAATCTTGATCTCAATCTATCTCTAATCTGATTTTTGATGATCCTTAAATCTTTTTAAACCCTCATCTAGAAATTGTACAAATCTATCCACATTAAGGTCATAGGCCTTTGGGGAATTTAGCAATGCTCCTTGGTTATCAAGAAGAGTATAATAAGGCTGAGCATTGGCATCCAGTTTCTGGATCATAAAATCCAGATTTTGAGATCCAATCGTCTTTTTTATGCGATTATCGTTTGAGCTCACATACCACATGCTCTCTGGAAGTTCTTGCTTTTCATCTACGTAAAGTGCTACTACAACGTAGTCTTCCTTTAACCTCCTTAAAACCTTTGGATCTGACCATACGCTTGCTTCCATTTCACGACAATTCACGCATCCATGCCCTGTAAAATCTATGAAAAGTGGCTTATTCTTCTTTTTAGCACATTTTAAAGCCTGTTCATAATCAAAGTAACCATCTAATCCATGAGGCAGTTCAAGTAAGTTGCCATATTTAGGAGTTCCACATTCCTCATCAGGCTCCTCCTTTTTACTCATAACTGGAGTATTTGCAGATAGCTCCATGAGGTTAAATTCCTGAGAACTCATAGGAGGCAAGTAGCCCGCCAGTGGTTTTAAAGGAGCTCCTAACAGGCCGGGTATGAGATATATTACGAAACTAAATACCATTAAGGCAGCTATGATTCTTCCTACTGAAACTGAATTTTTTTTCTCTTCATGCGGAAAAGTGATCTTCCCTAAAAGATAAAGTCCCAGAAAAGAAAAAATAGCTATCCATAAAATAAGAAAGAGATCCCGGCTTAATAGATCCCAGTGATATACCTGATCTACAATACTCAGAAACTTAAATGCCAGGGCAAGTTCAAGAAACCCAAGAGAAACCTTGACAGTATTAAGCCAACCTCCACTTTTTGGTAATGATCTTAACCAGTTTGGAAAGATAGCAAACAACGTGAATGGTAAAGCAAAGGCTAGTGAAAACCCAAGCATTCCAATCAAAGGCTTTAGCATTTCACCTCCAGCAGCTTCTAAAAGAATTGTCCCTACAATGGGACCTGTACAGCTAAATCCAACCAGCACTAAGGTTATGGCCATAAAAAAAATACCAAACACTCCCCCTCTGTTCGATTTCTCATCCATCTTATTTATCAAGCGATTTGGTAGTCGAATCTCAAAGACTCCAAAGAATGATAAAGCGAATAGGACAAATACCGCAAAGAACAATAAATTCGGGATCCAATGGGTACTTAGAAAATTTGCAAAAGCAGCTCCAAATAAAACTGAAAATAAGGTCCCAATAAGGGTGTAAATCAAAATTATTGAAACACCATACATCAAAGCTTCAAATATCCCTTTCCTGCGATCGCGGTTTGATTTTGTGAAATATGAAACCGTCATAGGGATCATGGGAAATACACATGGCGTTAATAAAGCTGCCAGTCCTGCACCAAATGACAAAAGAAAAAATGATAAAAGGAAAGAAAACCCCTTCTGCTTTTTACTCTGAGATTTAAACTCATTTTCGAACGGCTGCATCCTAAGGGTTTCTGCCTCTTTTTGTTCTTCTTGAAAACCTTGATTATTTCCAGCCACCTGGATTTCACTGGTAAATGGGATACATTGTCCGTTTATATCTGAACAGATCTGGTAAGAAGCAACCGCATTTATAACCGGGTTCTCTTCTAAAACTAATAACCTCTGCGTGAATATTGCTTTATTCGTAAAATAGGTATAGTCGCCCTCAAAAATTTGATCGTATTTCCTTTTTGCACCAATAGGTTTTATAGATCCTAAGATCTTAAATCCGGGATCTTTCTTAAAATTTATCTCGGTTACGGTAGGGCCCAGGTTTGGATCAAAATCACTTGAATACATATACCATTCCTCAGGAATTTCCGAAGTAAATTCTACCGTAATAGTATCTCCCGGCCTAAAGGATCTTTCTTGAATTTCAGCATTCCATTCAGGAGCTTTTGTAACCTGGCCATATGATGAAAACCCGATAGCCAGCATTACAAAAACCACTGTTAACTTTAAATTGTTCATAGCTTATTTTAGAATTAGCAAATCTATTTCAAGCTTTTCAGGAAGTCTTTGAACTCATCCGTATTATAGTCGGCCATTCCTTTGTGAGTTAGGGCCAGGTTCCCATCGGCATCTATCACGAAGGTGGTAGGAATTGCTGAAGACCGATACATATCTGGTAAAGGTCCTGCCAGTTGGTAGATTGGTAAATCATAACCCTTTCGTTTATTAAATGAAATAGCTTTATTAAAATCCTGGTCCATAGACAACATGACGAAAGCAATTTCACCCCCCATTTTTTCGTGGAGCTGGTCTATGGAAGGCATTTCTGCAACACAAGGAGGACACCAGGTAGCCCAGAAATTTAAAAAAATAACCTTCCCTTTTAATTCTGATAGAGAAATGATCTCCCCTTTTTCATTCTTTAGGTTCATATTGAAATTAGCTTTTGGGTCTTTCCTGAACGTCTCCAAAGATGTGGAATCATCACTTTCTATTCTGGCTATAATCTTTTCCTCCTTTACATCAGGATTCATCAAACCGGTCATAAGCAGTCCTCTTTGGGCAAACCCTATAACCTCTGTGTGTAAACCGGTAGCATATAATGTCAAAGCAATTATTGCAAACACAGCATACTGTATCCAGCCGCGCTTTATATCTTTTTTATTCTTATTCATCATCTTATAATTATAAATTAAAGGTGTATATATTGAGATCTAAAGGCTTAAACTTAAAAAGCCCATTTTCTGTAATTGAAAATTGTAAAGAATTCCGTTCTCTACTATTTTGATGCCTGCAGGAACAGATGTATGATCTACTTTAAATTTGTTAAGAGAGAATCCACAGGCGACAAGCTGAACTCCTAACCTATCAGCTTCGTGAATGAATTTTTCAATTTTTGAAGGATCGGTAATATCGGCAATTTCTTTCCCACAGAAGATTATTTCAAATTTGCCGAAATTTTCTCCGTCCTCCTCTTTCAACTTTTTGGCGGTAATCAAAATGGGTTTCAATTGAGGGACCTTTTTATTAAGAACCACATAGTTATTTGGTAGATTTTGGTGAGTTTGTCCGTTCACCTTTGTGGTACTGAAGATGGTAAGCATTAATAAAATGCTGATATAAAAAATGAATTTCATTTTATTTGATTTTAAAGAGTTTATCGGTGTCATTTATTAGAAAAAACAAAAGGGCCCCAAGAATCGCTATATTCTTAAAAAGCGGACCAAGTGTATTGATCTGTCCAACCTGAACAGATAGTGTAATTGGTATTAAAATGAGTATTAATATGATTGCCGCCCACCTAGTCTTATATCCTATTAAGAATAAAAATCCAGCTGCCAGCATTACGATTCCAGATAGAATGACAAGCCATTCCGGATCACCAAAAAAATAGGCGATACCTTTAAAACTGGCCTGTTCCAGACGTCGGACTGTTTTGGTGGTATTGAGCAAATGATTGCCTCCTGCCACAAGAAAAATTCCGCTTACCAGGACTCGCAATAACTGGATGGAACGACGACTTACTTCAACGTTTCTCGTCATTATGCATGTTATTGTAATTGATAATTAGATCTGAACCGTAAGAATCACAGATTCAAAAATTTTCTAGGTTTCAATTACACTCGCTTTGGAGGAGGGGATTTGCTATCGAGATAACGATAACTTAAGTTTGAAGTGAAAGATTTTTCCCTGACATTCAACACCTCTGAAAACAAAGGTTCCCAGGTATGAACATCGAATTTAAACTGGGTAGTGCAAAAACTGCTTAATTGAAGACTGGAGTCTTCAGAATCTACATGTTCATGAAAATTGAAAGGCCTGGATGATTTTTTGATCGAATGCTTTTTGATGCAATCAGGTTTCACGAAGCTTATATCTCCTTGAAAGATTACCTCAACCGCATTTGCATCAACGATAAAAAGCTTTCCCATAAACAGGAACACTAATATCAATGAAATAAAGCTTTTCAATCTCATGGAGCCAAATATAATTATTCAATTACTATGCGTTTGTAACATAGGTTACATGAAACTTTACTTAAAAAGGTATAATTGGAATTGAATATGATGAAGCATAACATATAAACCAAATCTCTAGTTCAATTACATAATTTATCTTGCAACATGAGGCAAATAAAAATGGGAATGAAAAAATCAATTTTCGAAATTTCAAAGATGGATTGCCCTTCCGAAGAAAATCTAATACGGGTAAAATTAGATGGCCATTCGAATATCCAGAATCTTGATTTTGATATTCCCAATAGAAAACTAACGGTTTTTCACACTGGAGAAATAGATCAAATAGAGAAATCGCTCCTGAATTTGAACCTGGGAAGTAAAAAGATTATTACAGAACAGACCGACCAAACAGATTTTAATGAAAACTCGAATCAAAAGAAACTCCTCTGGTCTGTACTGGTTATAAATTTTGCGTTTTTCATCATTGAAATGACTACTGGCTTAATTTCAAAATCAATGGGATTGGTTGCGGACAGTTTAGATATGTTAGCCGATTCATTTGTTTATGGGATAAGTCTTTTTGCAGTAGGTGGATCTGTAATTAGAAAGAAGAAAATCGCAAAATTAGCCGGATATTTTCAAATCCTTCTCGCCGTAATTGGGTTTGCAGAAGTTCTGAGAAGGTTCTTTGGCAACGAAAAACTTCCAGATTTCTCCACCATGATTATCATTTCGATCCTTGCTTTAATTGCAAATGGAATTTGCCTTTACCTCTTACAGAAATCCAAGAGCAAAAAAGAAGCCCACATGAAGGCAAGTATGATCTTCACTTCTAATGACGTAATTATAAATTTAGGAGTTATCGTAGCCGCACTACTTGTAAACTGGTTGAAATCAGGCAAACCAGACCTGATTATTGGAACTATAGTTTTTATCCTGGTGATTCAGGGGGCTGTAAGAATATTGAAATTAGGTAAATAATTTTGCGCAATACAGAAATACTCTTTCTGTTTTTAGTGAACACTATTGGTCTAATCTACCATCTTGAAACGATTGAACTCTTAGTTTAAAATGTCCATTCTTTACATCGATAAATTTAGAGGGATCATCCCAGTTAAATAAACGAGCCTCGAATTCACCTGTAACTACTTGTCCAAAATTGAAATACCCCGAAGTGATCTCCTTATTATCTGGTTGAGACTGAGTGATCCTTACGTAGCTTGAAGCCGGTTGCTCTCCAATCGAAGAAGTGTAATGGGTGGATGTATCTGTAAAATCCATTGAAATATTTATATAAATTCCCTTTTCGTAATCATTTGTGGTGAGCTTATAAGAACCTGTTTGATATGAATCATTAAACCGAACGTTCTCCTCATAACCCGCACAATTTCCATCATTGAAATTGGTGAAATAGACACTGGCTGCCGGCATGGATTCATCTGCAGGAATAAAACCAGGCCCCGGGCTATGCGAGCATCCGCTTCTGCAAAAGCACATCGTAGGGCCATAACCCTCGTCTTGATTGTTAAGTTCAATTCCTATGCTATAATCCTGATCATTGGTGGTCCAGACTATATAATAATCATATTCAACAGCTAAATTTTCTTCAGGGTTGCTGTCATCACTTTTACTACATGAGATTAAGGTAATCAGAATAAAAACAAGAAATTTTGAACATAACGATCTCATATCATACTATTTATGATTAATAATAAAATTTTGATATTATCGTAGGGGATATTTAAACTTACTATATTTTTCCCAATTCTATTCAATTAATTTTTCAGATAAAAAGGAATTAGGTCCAGTATCAAAGCCCAAAGGCTTTAAAAAAAATTATTATATTCCGCATCTGAACAAGAATCTTGTGTGACTTGCTATTCAATAGTCATTTAAATAATCCCTCACAAAATAATTAGTTTAGTTCGTGAAAAATTTACTTTGGTTCCTTTTAATTGTTTTTTCCTTCAAATGTTACGGTCAGCATAAAGCCTATAAATTCTACCATGAAAAAGGATTTGAGATAAGCAGAAAGGAGTTTTACGAAATAAGAAATAATCCAGATTATCTTCCCCTCTATTTGGAAAATGATACTGCAAGGTATGGAGTTATATTTTACAGAGAGAAATACGGGCTTCTAAAAGATTCTGAATTTCAGAACCTGAAAGATTACCTGAATTCTTTAAAAAGCGATGGGATTGCTGCTGATGATGTAATAGTGATCAATTACCTCACTGGAGTTTCAGAAGCTGAACAAAATAAAAATTCAAGAACCAACTGGAACATTTTTGATCGAAACTATGTGAGGAAATTAAAGAAAATAACGGATGTCTCCCATTTCTGGATCTCACCAGTAGACAAAGAAAAGCTGAAATACTTTTACAGCAACCGGGTTAACTGGCAAAAGGATAATGAAAACCTTGTTAAAGAATTGTTCTTCCCATTTGAACTATCCTATGGATATTTTATCATTATAAAACCTGACGGCACTTACTATTATTGCTTAGGGGAATACAGTAAATACTATGTTTGGGAAAAGACAGAAGAAATGCTGACATTATGATAATTTAGACATTCTATTCCTAGTATTCTGGGATTCGAAATTCAGGATAAATAATTAGAAAAATTCGCTATATAGATTCTGGTGAACTATTTCCCTGCAAGGACCACCAAGGCCAAATAGCTAGTTAAATCCAGTAATTAATAGCCTTAACCGATAATTTCCTATCTTCACCCCCAGATTATTATTCCCCCCCGAAAATTAAATTATGAAGAAATTAGTCCTGCTACTTTTAACTCTAACCTCTATAAATTCTTACTGCCAGAAAAATATTGCTCCACCAGAGAATCAAATTTCAGAAAGGTTCTATGAAAAACTGGATGCAATGCTAGTTAAATATGATTTAGAGGACCTAAGAGAAAGTGAAGAAAAGGCAATCAGGATCTGGAAGAACAATGAGATCATTTTACTAAACGAAAATCCACTTTATACTTTTTATTCAAAAACCAATAATGAGGTTATTACCAAAGAAAAAGATCTGGAGAACGTAAGCGATATCGATTCTAAATTCCAATCGATCAAAAATAACCTGGACTGGCAAGATAAAAATGATGTCTTGGTAATTGATGCCTCTCCTATCACCATCGAATTAAACTCTAAAGAAAATTATCGCATCATTTCATTTTATAAAAATGATCAATTAATGGAGATCATTCGGGCAATTAGAAAGGAGAATTCAATTGATGAATTGCGAAAAAATATTATAAGAAATCTTTCTCCTGGAAATTATGCTTTAGGAATGACTTCAATAAAAGTAGATCATCTTCCTCAGGGAGAAAAAACCGATTTCTATGCACAGTTATCCCAGCAATTAAAGGAAGAGCTCAACATAGATAAAGATTCAGATCCAACGAAAATGCCACTTGTCTTAATAGATAATAAACCTGGTACGCTCAGGAAATTAAATGAATTGGAATTGAAGGATGTGTCGGAATATAAAATACTGAAAGATGCCCAGGCGTTTTATGGAAGTAATGCCAGGCATGGTGTTATACAGGTATATACTAAATAAGATCTCTAAAAGTATATCAAACAGATTCCCATATCTACATTATTAAAAATAAAACAAACTCCTTCTTAATTTTCTAGTCTTTCATCAATTTTCCATAATTTTTTAGTAAATTCTCAAAAGGAGACTGTGGTACAAGTTTCCTTTTGAGAACCTAAACACATAAATAAATGACCCTGCAAACCACAACCCCGTTAATGTATAGATCGGGAAATTTTCACTCTTCTTTAAAAAGGTCATTTTTAATAGGTGTACTCCTTTTATTACCAGTATTAGGCTTCTCACAAGAATCTGACAGTTTGAATAAAGCTCTAATCCCATCTGATAAAATTGAACTCCTAAAAAATATCGATATCACTTTTGATATGCGGGCAGAGTTTCAGGCTTACATGTTTAGAGGTGGTGATAATTATTACAACGGATTGCAGTTTGAAAATGGATTTACAGCTCTCGGAATTTCAGCAAAAATTAATGACAGATTAAGTTTTCGCTTTAGAAACAGGTTTAATAATACTGCTGATGTGCAAAGCCTGGATCGCCTGGGAAGTAATATTGAATTGGCATATATCAACTATAAAGCAAGTCCAAAACTTGACCTGGTAATAGGAAAAATGTTCGCTTATTATGGAGGTTATGAATACGAGTTCAGTGCTTTGGAAATTCTTGAGTATAATGATATTTATGGAAATGCTCTGGCTTATGTTACCGGTGCAGGTATTAAATATAACCCGGTGGAGGATCATCAATTTGGTTTCCAGGTTTTAAATTCACGTACCGTACATTATGATGACCTTTACGGAGACTCGGCGGCAGAAGGAATTGAGGAACCAGATTGGCCGGTAGCGGTAGTTGGAAACTGGCGGGGAAGCTTTTTTGACGGAAAGCTCCAAACGATCTATAGTGCCAGTCATTCTATAGAGGTGAAAGACAAGGGAACCACTTTCTTTACTTTAGGACACAAGTATGAGAATAACAATTTGACATTGATGTATGATTTTCGGTATAGCTATGAAGAAATTGACACTAAAGGTGTAGTCACTGGAATAATCGGTGATGGGAATGTTGCAGGAAATGCATCCTATATAGAGAACTGGTTAAGGGCAGAATATCGATTTAGTCCCAGGTTCAAAGGATTACTCACCTTAATGACCAATGGTGCTATAGGTGATTTCGAAACCGGGAATGAGCGTCTAAGAACTAGTTATGGTTGGATCCCAACCTTATATTATAGCCCTTTCGACAAAGTAGACTTCCGCTTTTATATTGCCTATATAGGCCGATATTATGATTATTCAGATTATGCTTTAGAAAATTTCGATGTTTCAAGTTATAATAAAAATGAATTTAGGATCGGTATAATTACGCCCCTGTTGCTATTATAAAAATCAACGTATTTTAGTTCGTATTTAATAGTATTTAGTGATTATGTCCTCCCTCGCCTTTATTCAATTCGGCCATAAGATAATAGGCATTGTTAAAAGCATATTTCATATTCTCAGGCACCTTTTCCATAAAGTTCACAGTGGTCCATTTATTTTCAGTAACTCCGGTGGTGATTTCAACTGGTTTAAAACTCCATTGTTCACCTTCCCTTTCTGCGGAAAAAATATAAAACCTATCGCCATTCTTAGCGATCGCGCCTTCAGGAAATGATAATGTCTTATTATCTTCTATAACAATTCTACCTTTTACATACATCCCTGGCACCAATTGGCCAGACCGGTTGTCAATTTCAGCATGCACGTGCAGCGCTTTGGGATCCTGTTCAAAATTCTTGCTAATAGAAAGTATCTCTGCAACCATCTCTTTTCCCGGCTGCGAAGAGGTGCTAAAAAATACTTTCTGACCTTTTTTCACCTTCGGAACATCTTTCTCAAAAACCATCAAATCTACATGCACATCGTCTGTATTAATAATTTCAAACATATTTGTTTGGGATTGCACAAATTGCCCCGTTTTTATATTCACCGCCTGCACAGCTCCTTTTATTGGGCTTAGAACAGGTACCTGCTGTTGAATATCTCCATTTTTAATCTGTTCTGGATTAATATGAAGCTGCCTTAACTGAGCTTTCATACCGTTTAAATGTGCCCTGGCACCTTCCAGTTCATATTCTACTTTCTGAAAGGTTTCGCCAGAACCTACGCCCTCTTCATATAGCCTTTTCTGCCTGGCATAATCCTTTTCAAGGAATTTCAGTCTGTTTGCCGTGTTTACATAATCGATCTGAACTTTGATGATATCGGGATGACTTAGATAAGCCAGCACACTCCCGCGTTCAACTTCAGCACCCTCGATCACTTTTATGGAACTGATATTCCCGCCAATTACCGGAGTTACCGTAGCTTCACTCTGAGGCGGTACCTCCAGGTGTCCGTTTGCCTCAACAAATCCGCTCATAAGCTTAGAAGTCAGCGTATCAATTTTCATATCCAGAGCTTCAAATTGCTGCTGGGTGAGCATTACATCTTTCGCAGTAGGTGCCTGAGCTGTATTATTTTTTTCTTCGGAAACCTGTTTATTGTTTTCTCCACAGGAAGCCAGGAGAATGGCTGTACTTGCTAATATGATCTTTATAATTCTCATTTCTTTATTTTCTTTTAAGATAAAATTCAATTTCGGCCAGAGCGAACTGGTAATTTTTATAAGCTTCGATCGCCCGAAGTTCAGATTGGATGGCATTATCCAGATT from Gramella sp. MT6 harbors:
- a CDS encoding DoxX family membrane protein, encoding MTRNVEVSRRSIQLLRVLVSGIFLVAGGNHLLNTTKTVRRLEQASFKGIAYFFGDPEWLVILSGIVMLAAGFLFLIGYKTRWAAIILILILIPITLSVQVGQINTLGPLFKNIAILGALLFFLINDTDKLFKIK
- a CDS encoding cation transporter; its protein translation is MKKSIFEISKMDCPSEENLIRVKLDGHSNIQNLDFDIPNRKLTVFHTGEIDQIEKSLLNLNLGSKKIITEQTDQTDFNENSNQKKLLWSVLVINFAFFIIEMTTGLISKSMGLVADSLDMLADSFVYGISLFAVGGSVIRKKKIAKLAGYFQILLAVIGFAEVLRRFFGNEKLPDFSTMIIISILALIANGICLYLLQKSKSKKEAHMKASMIFTSNDVIINLGVIVAALLVNWLKSGKPDLIIGTIVFILVIQGAVRILKLGK
- a CDS encoding thioredoxin family protein, whose amino-acid sequence is MNNLKLTVVFVMLAIGFSSYGQVTKAPEWNAEIQERSFRPGDTITVEFTSEIPEEWYMYSSDFDPNLGPTVTEINFKKDPGFKILGSIKPIGAKRKYDQIFEGDYTYFTNKAIFTQRLLVLEENPVINAVASYQICSDINGQCIPFTSEIQVAGNNQGFQEEQKEAETLRMQPFENEFKSQSKKQKGFSFLLSFFLLSFGAGLAALLTPCVFPMIPMTVSYFTKSNRDRRKGIFEALMYGVSIILIYTLIGTLFSVLFGAAFANFLSTHWIPNLLFFAVFVLFALSFFGVFEIRLPNRLINKMDEKSNRGGVFGIFFMAITLVLVGFSCTGPIVGTILLEAAGGEMLKPLIGMLGFSLAFALPFTLFAIFPNWLRSLPKSGGWLNTVKVSLGFLELALAFKFLSIVDQVYHWDLLSRDLFLILWIAIFSFLGLYLLGKITFPHEEKKNSVSVGRIIAALMVFSFVIYLIPGLLGAPLKPLAGYLPPMSSQEFNLMELSANTPVMSKKEEPDEECGTPKYGNLLELPHGLDGYFDYEQALKCAKKKNKPLFIDFTGHGCVNCREMEASVWSDPKVLRRLKEDYVVVALYVDEKQELPESMWYVSSNDNRIKKTIGSQNLDFMIQKLDANAQPYYTLLDNQGALLNSPKAYDLNVDRFVQFLDEGLKRFKDHQKSD
- a CDS encoding efflux RND transporter periplasmic adaptor subunit, encoding MRIIKIILASTAILLASCGENNKQVSEEKNNTAQAPTAKDVMLTQQQFEALDMKIDTLTSKLMSGFVEANGHLEVPPQSEATVTPVIGGNISSIKVIEGAEVERGSVLAYLSHPDIIKVQIDYVNTANRLKFLEKDYARQKRLYEEGVGSGETFQKVEYELEGARAHLNGMKAQLRQLHINPEQIKNGDIQQQVPVLSPIKGAVQAVNIKTGQFVQSQTNMFEIINTDDVHVDLMVFEKDVPKVKKGQKVFFSTSSQPGKEMVAEILSISKNFEQDPKALHVHAEIDNRSGQLVPGMYVKGRIVIEDNKTLSFPEGAIAKNGDRFYIFSAEREGEQWSFKPVEITTGVTENKWTTVNFMEKVPENMKYAFNNAYYLMAELNKGEGGHNH
- a CDS encoding TlpA disulfide reductase family protein; the protein is MMNKNKKDIKRGWIQYAVFAIIALTLYATGLHTEVIGFAQRGLLMTGLMNPDVKEEKIIARIESDDSTSLETFRKDPKANFNMNLKNEKGEIISLSELKGKVIFLNFWATWCPPCVAEMPSIDQLHEKMGGEIAFVMLSMDQDFNKAISFNKRKGYDLPIYQLAGPLPDMYRSSAIPTTFVIDADGNLALTHKGMADYNTDEFKDFLKSLK
- a CDS encoding OprO/OprP family phosphate-selective porin is translated as MNKALIPSDKIELLKNIDITFDMRAEFQAYMFRGGDNYYNGLQFENGFTALGISAKINDRLSFRFRNRFNNTADVQSLDRLGSNIELAYINYKASPKLDLVIGKMFAYYGGYEYEFSALEILEYNDIYGNALAYVTGAGIKYNPVEDHQFGFQVLNSRTVHYDDLYGDSAAEGIEEPDWPVAVVGNWRGSFFDGKLQTIYSASHSIEVKDKGTTFFTLGHKYENNNLTLMYDFRYSYEEIDTKGVVTGIIGDGNVAGNASYIENWLRAEYRFSPRFKGLLTLMTNGAIGDFETGNERLRTSYGWIPTLYYSPFDKVDFRFYIAYIGRYYDYSDYALENFDVSSYNKNEFRIGIITPLLLL
- a CDS encoding sulfur reduction protein DsrE, which encodes MKFIFYISILLMLTIFSTTKVNGQTHQNLPNNYVVLNKKVPQLKPILITAKKLKEEDGENFGKFEIIFCGKEIADITDPSKIEKFIHEADRLGVQLVACGFSLNKFKVDHTSVPAGIKIVENGILYNFQLQKMGFLSLSL